The Vibrio splendidus genome has a window encoding:
- a CDS encoding bifunctional diaminohydroxyphosphoribosylaminopyrimidine deaminase/5-amino-6-(5-phosphoribosylamino)uracil reductase RibD, which produces MNQQYMLQALEASRQALPDCQPNPPVGCVLVKNDKVVSVGYTQKVGGNHAEVEALNSYDGAMEGVTAYVTLEPCSFVGRTPACANTLVKAGVKHVVVAMLDPDPRNNGRGVVILESHGVKVDVGLCQTQVSAFLTPYLGKS; this is translated from the coding sequence ATGAACCAACAATACATGCTGCAAGCACTCGAAGCTTCGCGCCAAGCCCTACCCGATTGCCAACCAAACCCGCCAGTAGGTTGCGTTTTGGTGAAAAACGATAAGGTGGTGTCTGTTGGATACACGCAAAAAGTCGGCGGAAACCACGCCGAGGTCGAAGCGCTCAATAGCTATGATGGAGCAATGGAAGGCGTTACCGCTTACGTAACTTTAGAGCCATGTTCATTTGTTGGCAGAACACCCGCTTGCGCCAATACATTGGTTAAAGCCGGTGTAAAACACGTAGTAGTAGCAATGCTAGACCCTGACCCTCGCAATAATGGCCGTGGTGTGGTGATACTTGAATCGCACGGCGTGAAGGTGGATGTGGGGTTATGCCAAACACAAGTGAGCGCCTTTTTAACCCCTTACCTTGGTAAGTCCTAG
- a CDS encoding RluA family pseudouridine synthase: MHSSKPTHDSENSHTPEHCFTRFQQPIESYSLPERFTFPFYYEPHALCEIASHQLQQYLETQTDWQHDFGLDSDAGRGKMFGVLLVRSPEGELGYFSAFSGKIADQNLLPHFVPPVFDMLSSDSFFHQDTADMMAVNAKFKALQANADYLELCEQLAQQKAQAEQEIEAQRLLIIEGRKTRKEQREQGKENLDEQAFEQLNNELNKASVADKNQQKYLKLNWEQTLQVLQAKVDVFTTQLAELKEQRAHLSHQLQHKLFSQYAFQNAEGNIEDLNQIFEDTPNKIPPAGSGECAAPKLLQYAYLNGYTPLALAEFWWGRSPKSEIRKHKKYYASCQSKCVPILGHMMKGLEVDPNPLLENPAEGKDLDILFQDDHIVVVHKPAGFLSVPGKNIKDSAYTRVQEMHQDVEGPFVIHRLDMATSGILIFALTRRANKSLQKQFITREVEKRYVAMIEGVLDQDEGYIRLPLRGDLYDRPRQIVCFEHGKPAETKWEVIERNEQTTKVYLHPKTGRTHQLRVHCSHQEGLNMPIVGDGLYGNKADRLHLHAERLALHHPVTKEWMEFQFDAEF; this comes from the coding sequence ATGCACTCATCCAAACCAACGCACGACTCAGAAAACAGCCACACACCTGAGCATTGCTTCACTCGCTTTCAACAGCCGATCGAGTCATATTCGTTGCCTGAGCGTTTCACCTTCCCGTTCTATTATGAACCACACGCACTGTGTGAAATCGCTTCTCATCAGCTTCAACAATATCTTGAAACTCAAACCGACTGGCAGCATGACTTCGGACTGGATTCTGACGCTGGTCGCGGCAAAATGTTTGGTGTGTTGTTAGTAAGAAGCCCAGAAGGTGAATTGGGTTACTTCTCTGCTTTCTCAGGTAAAATCGCCGACCAAAACCTACTGCCTCACTTTGTGCCGCCCGTATTCGACATGTTGAGCAGCGACAGCTTTTTCCATCAAGACACAGCCGACATGATGGCTGTGAATGCGAAATTTAAAGCGCTGCAAGCAAACGCTGATTACCTTGAACTGTGCGAGCAACTGGCACAACAAAAAGCACAAGCTGAACAAGAGATTGAAGCGCAACGTTTATTAATTATAGAAGGCCGAAAAACACGTAAAGAACAACGTGAACAAGGCAAAGAAAACCTTGATGAGCAAGCTTTCGAACAGCTAAATAACGAGCTTAACAAGGCCAGTGTTGCTGACAAGAACCAGCAGAAGTACCTAAAGCTCAACTGGGAACAGACCCTGCAAGTGTTGCAGGCTAAAGTTGATGTTTTCACGACTCAACTGGCTGAATTAAAAGAGCAAAGAGCACACCTTTCTCATCAGCTTCAGCACAAACTGTTTTCACAATACGCTTTCCAGAATGCGGAAGGAAACATTGAGGATCTCAACCAGATCTTTGAAGACACACCAAACAAGATACCACCAGCGGGTTCTGGCGAATGTGCCGCGCCCAAGCTGCTGCAATACGCGTATTTGAACGGTTACACACCGCTGGCATTGGCTGAATTTTGGTGGGGTCGCTCACCGAAGTCTGAAATCCGTAAACACAAGAAATACTACGCGTCTTGCCAAAGTAAATGTGTACCGATTTTAGGCCATATGATGAAAGGCTTAGAAGTCGATCCCAACCCATTGCTGGAAAACCCAGCTGAAGGCAAAGACCTCGATATCCTGTTCCAAGACGATCACATCGTTGTGGTACACAAACCAGCAGGTTTTCTATCCGTGCCGGGTAAAAACATTAAAGACTCGGCCTACACACGCGTTCAAGAAATGCACCAAGATGTTGAAGGGCCATTTGTTATCCACCGTTTGGATATGGCGACCTCTGGCATTCTGATATTTGCTCTAACACGACGTGCGAACAAAAGCTTACAGAAGCAGTTCATTACTCGTGAAGTTGAGAAGCGATATGTCGCAATGATTGAAGGTGTGCTAGACCAAGATGAAGGCTATATTCGACTGCCATTGCGTGGTGACTTGTATGACCGCCCTCGTCAGATTGTTTGCTTCGAACACGGCAAGCCTGCAGAAACCAAATGGGAAGTGATTGAGCGAAACGAGCAAACCACTAAGGTTTACCTGCACCCTAAAACAGGCCGTACACACCAGTTACGTGTTCACTGTTCACACCAAGAAGGGCTTAACATGCCTATCGTGGGTGATGGCCTATATGGAAATAAAGCCGACCGACTGCACCTACACGCAGAAAGACTTGCACTGCACCACCCAGTCACCAAAGAGTGGATGGAGTTTCAGTTCGACGCTGAATTCTAA
- a CDS encoding GlxA family transcriptional regulator, whose translation MAIVTKSVVVEIIDYPGSLQSAVFGVKEFLQMANSLEPSAEKTQFNVQIQAHDSVSVSNADIIILPPNLDGCYYLEPSDTFLEYLIESHQRGAILCSACAGVFILAKTGLLEGRTVTTHWQAQQKFTELYPQIAVDIDKILIDDADVMTAGGLMSWMDLALFILTKYTTPTNTRNLGKYLVLDTGLREQRYYQSFVPNFAHGNDKIVSVQRFIQKHHHLPLSLDQLAEEAFMTRRTFIRQFTKATSFTPINYIQHVRVQSACELLESSHKPVEQISYLVGYEDVNSFRKVFMKIIGLTPSRFRSRFLSEE comes from the coding sequence ATGGCAATAGTGACAAAATCAGTTGTGGTCGAAATCATCGACTACCCAGGCTCTCTGCAAAGTGCAGTGTTTGGCGTGAAAGAGTTTCTGCAGATGGCAAATTCTCTTGAACCTTCGGCTGAGAAGACTCAATTCAACGTTCAGATCCAAGCACATGACAGTGTTAGCGTGTCGAACGCCGATATCATTATACTCCCACCGAATTTAGATGGTTGTTACTATCTAGAGCCGAGTGACACCTTTCTTGAGTACCTGATTGAGTCTCACCAAAGGGGGGCGATACTTTGCTCAGCTTGTGCAGGCGTGTTCATTTTGGCAAAAACAGGTTTGTTAGAAGGGCGAACCGTGACCACGCACTGGCAAGCGCAGCAGAAGTTTACGGAGCTTTACCCACAGATCGCAGTCGATATCGACAAAATCTTGATTGATGATGCGGATGTGATGACCGCTGGTGGTTTGATGTCGTGGATGGATCTCGCTTTGTTTATCCTGACCAAATACACAACGCCGACCAACACTCGTAATCTAGGTAAATATTTGGTGCTTGATACGGGGTTGAGAGAGCAACGTTACTATCAGAGTTTTGTGCCGAACTTTGCTCACGGCAATGACAAGATTGTATCGGTGCAGCGTTTTATTCAGAAGCATCATCATCTCCCTTTGTCGCTTGATCAATTGGCAGAAGAAGCCTTCATGACACGAAGAACCTTTATTCGTCAATTTACCAAGGCGACCAGTTTTACGCCTATCAATTATATCCAACATGTGCGTGTTCAAAGTGCATGTGAGTTATTGGAAAGCTCCCATAAGCCGGTTGAGCAGATTAGCTACCTAGTTGGTTATGAGGACGTGAACAGCTTCCGTAAGGTCTTTATGAAAATCATCGGGTTAACACCATCAAGGTTTCGCTCTAGATTTCTATCTGAGGAATGA
- a CDS encoding DUF2798 domain-containing protein has product MTIQATLTPTLPEQKGTPVLYKVLVMMSLMLTIGGSLTAVMTYMNVGFGEAFIGNWFSSLALAVVIMMPIGMVMMTLVTKLVVKVLPNYGEKARNLIVGLIMASIMESIMALVTAANNIGFSDTSAFTSGWFNGFIAALPIGLTIMVVMSMTVKPKLELFMKS; this is encoded by the coding sequence ATGACGATTCAAGCAACACTAACGCCAACTCTTCCTGAGCAAAAAGGCACACCCGTTTTATACAAAGTTTTGGTCATGATGAGCTTAATGCTAACCATTGGCGGCAGCTTAACGGCCGTGATGACCTACATGAATGTCGGATTCGGCGAGGCATTCATCGGCAACTGGTTCTCTTCGTTAGCCCTAGCTGTCGTGATTATGATGCCAATTGGCATGGTGATGATGACTTTGGTGACTAAGTTGGTCGTCAAGGTATTACCCAATTATGGCGAGAAAGCTCGCAACCTAATCGTGGGATTGATTATGGCTTCTATCATGGAGTCCATCATGGCATTGGTAACAGCGGCAAATAACATTGGATTTTCGGATACATCGGCGTTTACCAGTGGATGGTTTAATGGATTTATTGCTGCGCTTCCGATTGGCCTTACGATCATGGTCGTGATGTCGATGACGGTTAAACCTAAGCTCGAACTATTCATGAAGAGCTAG
- a CDS encoding DUF3861 domain-containing protein gives MTAFKGKHNNYRITIEEVNIKEDRELQTMQFEIEDRENMFAIVEKIKQDSGLDEQSAARLGVSIRLLGPMMMQDRKHPLFVDFMPHFRNFMQNLKKTLKGQ, from the coding sequence ATGACAGCATTCAAAGGCAAACATAACAACTACCGCATCACTATCGAAGAAGTGAACATCAAAGAAGATCGTGAACTGCAAACCATGCAGTTTGAAATTGAAGACAGAGAAAACATGTTCGCGATTGTTGAGAAGATCAAACAAGACAGCGGCTTAGACGAACAATCAGCAGCGCGACTAGGGGTGAGTATTCGTTTACTTGGCCCAATGATGATGCAAGATAGAAAGCACCCTCTGTTTGTTGATTTCATGCCTCACTTTAGAAACTTCATGCAGAATCTGAAGAAGACGTTGAAAGGGCAGTAA
- a CDS encoding Na+/H+ antiporter NhaC family protein, producing the protein MSNSKNSNAVIAPSAVALIPLIVFLALFIGVGTYLSLQGVDFAFYQLPAPIAALPAVMLALLLSKDKLNRAIEQFLGGVGHKDIIAMCMIYLLAGAFAAVAKASGGVDATVNLGLSAIPTSMILPGIFLISAFIATAMGTSMGTIAAVAPVALGIADSAGMSIPLTAGVVLSGAMFGDNLSIISDTTIAATRSQGCEMRDKFKENIRIALPAALIAIVIFAFNSTATQVPETGPIEWLKVLPYITILILAVSGMNVFVVLTIGILLAGGVSLGSVENYGMTDYAQDIYAGFGNMQEIFLLSMLIGGLSELMRRQGGLAFLTNLVSGVIRAFGSSHSKQANGRASELGIAGLVSMVNLCTANNTVAIIVSGSVARQLAEENNVSPRRSASLLDIFSCVIQGVLPYGAQVLLLGSVFNLSPLDIVANSYYCFALAIVAVVAVFIKHPARQVAQA; encoded by the coding sequence ATGTCCAATTCAAAAAATTCTAATGCTGTAATTGCACCTTCTGCAGTTGCGCTTATCCCTCTGATCGTGTTCCTAGCGCTGTTTATTGGTGTAGGTACGTACTTGTCACTGCAAGGCGTCGATTTTGCTTTCTATCAGCTTCCAGCTCCAATTGCAGCTTTGCCTGCTGTGATGTTGGCGTTGTTGCTAAGCAAAGATAAATTGAACCGTGCTATCGAACAATTCTTGGGTGGAGTCGGTCACAAAGACATTATCGCAATGTGTATGATCTACCTATTGGCGGGTGCTTTTGCGGCTGTGGCTAAAGCGTCTGGCGGCGTAGACGCGACGGTAAACCTTGGTCTATCTGCTATCCCAACGAGCATGATCCTACCGGGCATCTTCCTTATTTCTGCTTTCATCGCGACGGCAATGGGCACCTCTATGGGTACTATCGCTGCGGTTGCCCCTGTTGCGTTAGGCATTGCAGATTCAGCAGGCATGAGCATTCCACTGACGGCTGGTGTTGTTTTAAGTGGCGCGATGTTTGGTGACAACCTGTCTATTATCTCTGATACCACGATTGCCGCGACCCGTTCGCAAGGCTGTGAGATGAGAGACAAGTTTAAAGAGAACATCCGCATTGCACTGCCTGCTGCTCTTATCGCGATCGTTATCTTTGCTTTCAACAGCACGGCAACTCAGGTTCCTGAAACAGGTCCAATCGAGTGGCTAAAAGTATTGCCGTACATCACCATCCTGATTCTTGCGGTATCGGGCATGAATGTCTTTGTCGTGTTGACGATTGGTATCTTGCTGGCGGGTGGTGTGAGCTTAGGTTCTGTTGAGAACTACGGTATGACGGATTACGCTCAAGATATCTATGCAGGCTTCGGTAATATGCAGGAGATCTTCTTATTGTCGATGCTAATTGGTGGTTTGAGTGAGCTAATGCGTCGTCAAGGTGGATTGGCGTTTCTGACTAACTTGGTAAGTGGTGTAATTCGTGCGTTTGGCTCTTCACACTCTAAGCAAGCGAATGGCCGTGCGAGTGAGCTAGGTATTGCTGGCTTGGTGTCTATGGTGAACCTATGTACGGCAAACAACACGGTAGCGATTATTGTGTCTGGTAGTGTGGCTCGCCAATTGGCGGAAGAGAACAATGTGTCTCCACGTCGTTCTGCAAGCTTGTTGGATATCTTCTCTTGTGTGATTCAAGGCGTATTGCCTTACGGTGCGCAGGTATTGCTATTAGGTTCGGTATTTAACCTATCGCCTTTGGATATTGTAGCCAACTCGTACTACTGTTTTGCTCTTGCAATCGTGGCTGTAGTCGCTGTGTTTATCAAACACCCAGCGCGTCAAGTGGCTCAAGCTTAG
- a CDS encoding multidrug effflux MFS transporter, which yields MKRPQPVLGKTGMLFFLVIISAFPPLTIDLYLPALPQMVEVFNTDRSMVNLTLSSYFVTYAIGLLFWGPLSEKFGRKPILLIGLAGYMVASILCAMTNSIEQLIGARVFQAFAGSAITVIATAIVKDLYDGREREKIMATIMSLVIIAPMVAPVFGAFLLKIASWRMMFVTLAIFGAFASVLACCYRETLENKYQGSIFRSWGRMGVVMKNRSFVKLLVIFSIIPMALMGFLAAGSYIYIDHFGLTEQQFSYAFAFNALCASFGPTIYMKLSYRMPVQKVISGCFALLTLAGIFTLTIGDLSPWFFMFIAAPATLMAIIMRVPGTNLMLNQQDHDTGSAVALIQFFSMICGSLGMVLVSIRPESLIENLGFIQLSVGTLGGLMWLMVRNKEFVTNKLN from the coding sequence TTGAAGAGACCACAACCAGTACTGGGAAAGACCGGTATGCTATTTTTTCTCGTCATAATAAGTGCTTTCCCTCCATTGACCATCGACCTTTACTTACCTGCGCTTCCGCAGATGGTCGAGGTGTTTAATACTGACCGATCCATGGTCAACCTAACCCTGAGCAGCTACTTCGTTACTTACGCCATCGGTCTTTTGTTCTGGGGGCCGCTCAGCGAAAAATTTGGTCGTAAGCCGATCCTATTAATTGGATTAGCGGGTTATATGGTCGCGAGCATATTGTGTGCGATGACCAATAGCATCGAACAGTTAATTGGCGCTCGTGTATTCCAAGCCTTTGCTGGCAGTGCTATCACCGTTATCGCTACCGCCATTGTCAAAGATCTTTACGACGGCCGAGAACGTGAAAAGATCATGGCGACTATCATGTCACTGGTGATCATCGCACCAATGGTTGCGCCTGTATTTGGTGCCTTTCTACTGAAAATTGCGTCTTGGCGAATGATGTTTGTCACCCTCGCCATTTTTGGTGCATTTGCGTCAGTATTAGCTTGCTGCTACCGAGAAACACTCGAAAACAAATACCAAGGTTCTATATTCCGCTCATGGGGAAGAATGGGCGTGGTCATGAAAAACCGCTCGTTCGTCAAGCTGCTGGTCATTTTCTCTATCATACCGATGGCGTTGATGGGCTTTCTTGCGGCGGGTTCTTATATCTACATCGATCACTTTGGATTGACCGAACAACAGTTTAGTTACGCGTTCGCATTCAATGCACTGTGCGCCTCATTTGGTCCAACAATTTACATGAAGTTGTCCTACCGAATGCCGGTTCAAAAGGTCATCTCAGGATGTTTTGCTTTATTAACGCTTGCGGGAATCTTCACCCTAACCATTGGCGACCTGTCCCCTTGGTTCTTCATGTTCATCGCTGCACCAGCGACATTAATGGCGATCATCATGCGAGTACCGGGTACCAACTTGATGTTGAATCAACAAGATCATGACACGGGCTCTGCCGTCGCACTGATACAGTTCTTCAGCATGATTTGTGGCTCGCTTGGCATGGTATTAGTTTCAATCCGCCCAGAGTCACTGATTGAAAACCTAGGCTTTATTCAATTATCCGTCGGTACGCTAGGCGGCCTGATGTGGCTGATGGTCAGAAACAAAGAGTTCGTGACTAATAAGTTGAATTAA
- a CDS encoding NUDIX hydrolase, producing the protein MIPLNTSIVSGVAISEIDGQMKMLLMKRVKGEFWCHVAGSIEAGETGWQAIVREFEEETQIKVEALYNAQFLEQFYEAHVNVIQLIPVFAVLCPPNQAIELNDEHTEYRWCNLEEAKALAPFPNQHAVYDHIWSYFVDKPVNPLYRVKLN; encoded by the coding sequence ATGATTCCACTCAATACTTCGATTGTATCCGGTGTCGCTATTTCAGAGATCGACGGACAAATGAAAATGCTACTAATGAAGCGTGTGAAGGGCGAGTTTTGGTGCCATGTCGCGGGCTCGATTGAAGCGGGTGAAACAGGCTGGCAGGCTATCGTGCGCGAATTTGAAGAAGAGACCCAAATTAAAGTGGAAGCTTTGTATAACGCGCAGTTTCTGGAGCAGTTTTACGAGGCGCACGTGAATGTGATTCAGCTAATCCCGGTCTTTGCAGTACTATGCCCGCCCAACCAAGCGATTGAACTGAATGACGAGCATACCGAGTACCGCTGGTGTAATTTAGAAGAGGCAAAAGCGTTAGCGCCATTCCCTAACCAACATGCGGTCTACGATCATATCTGGTCGTATTTTGTCGATAAGCCAGTCAATCCGCTTTACCGAGTAAAATTGAACTAA
- a CDS encoding cysteine hydrolase family protein yields the protein MKNTALLLIDFQNDYFPSYEGAKWSLSETEKAAEKGAQLLSAFRDKQLPVVHVRHEFPTNDAPFFLPESDGAQIHSSVTPLEGEPVIVKHQINSFRDTELNKVLKDQGIEKLIIVGAMSHMCIDAVTRAATDLGYECHVAHDACTTLDMEFNGIKVPAAHVHAVFMAALSFGYCNVATASELESQL from the coding sequence ATGAAGAACACTGCACTACTACTTATCGACTTTCAAAATGACTATTTCCCTTCATACGAAGGTGCAAAATGGTCGCTGTCTGAAACAGAGAAAGCAGCCGAAAAAGGTGCACAGTTATTATCCGCTTTCAGAGACAAGCAACTTCCTGTGGTTCATGTACGTCATGAGTTTCCGACGAATGATGCTCCGTTCTTCTTGCCAGAATCAGACGGTGCTCAAATCCACAGCAGCGTGACTCCGCTAGAAGGCGAACCTGTTATCGTAAAGCATCAAATCAATAGCTTTAGGGACACCGAACTGAACAAAGTGCTAAAAGATCAAGGCATTGAGAAACTGATCATCGTTGGCGCAATGAGCCACATGTGTATCGATGCTGTGACTCGAGCGGCTACCGATTTAGGCTATGAATGCCACGTAGCGCATGATGCTTGCACTACCTTAGACATGGAATTCAACGGTATTAAGGTTCCAGCTGCGCATGTCCATGCCGTATTCATGGCAGCACTGAGCTTTGGCTACTGCAATGTCGCGACAGCCAGCGAACTTGAAAGCCAACTTTAG